One Nocardia iowensis DNA window includes the following coding sequences:
- a CDS encoding acyl-CoA dehydrogenase family protein, with product MDFDLTDEQEMLRDTVRDLLARNYDPESRLKVTDTELGWSRDVWRQLAELGVLGLTFTEEDGGVGAGPVETMVVLEEVGRRLAPEPLMDAVLVPGALIALAGTAEQRQRVLPEVAAGNKLLAFAHAEPGVRWPATELTTTAVPQGDSYVLTGIKNPVAHGDCADDLVVSAELPGGGTGLFLIGADATGVTRKNYRTVDGQRGAQLEFDKAAAELLGGDVDAAEAIRSALAQAQASLCAESIGVMEEALRLTTDYLKQRKQFGVTLSKFQTLTQRAANMYVSLELARSMSLYVTAAVADGETDPLIASRARLQVGRSARHIGQEAIQMHGGIGVTAEYPVGHYVARLTAIERTLGGGLEHLRVLSARVGEYALPEL from the coding sequence ATGGATTTCGATCTCACCGATGAACAGGAAATGCTGCGGGACACCGTCCGTGACCTGCTCGCCCGCAACTACGACCCCGAGTCCAGGCTGAAGGTGACCGACACCGAACTCGGCTGGAGTCGCGATGTGTGGCGCCAGCTCGCCGAACTCGGCGTCCTCGGACTGACCTTCACCGAGGAGGACGGCGGCGTCGGCGCCGGTCCGGTGGAGACGATGGTTGTCCTCGAGGAGGTGGGGCGCAGGCTCGCGCCGGAACCGCTCATGGACGCGGTGCTGGTGCCAGGGGCGCTGATCGCTCTTGCCGGTACCGCCGAACAGCGACAGCGGGTGCTCCCCGAGGTCGCCGCCGGTAACAAGCTGCTCGCCTTCGCGCATGCCGAGCCTGGAGTGCGCTGGCCGGCCACCGAGCTCACCACCACGGCTGTGCCGCAAGGTGATTCGTATGTGCTGACCGGCATCAAGAATCCGGTCGCGCACGGCGACTGCGCCGATGACCTGGTGGTCAGCGCGGAGCTGCCGGGCGGCGGGACGGGGCTGTTCCTGATCGGCGCCGACGCGACGGGCGTGACCCGCAAGAACTACCGCACGGTAGACGGGCAGCGCGGCGCGCAGCTCGAGTTCGACAAGGCCGCCGCCGAACTGCTCGGCGGCGATGTCGATGCGGCCGAAGCGATCCGGTCGGCGCTGGCGCAGGCGCAGGCGAGCCTGTGCGCGGAATCCATCGGTGTGATGGAAGAGGCGCTGCGGCTGACTACCGACTACCTGAAGCAGCGCAAGCAGTTCGGGGTCACCCTGTCGAAGTTCCAGACGCTCACCCAGCGGGCGGCCAATATGTACGTCTCGCTGGAACTGGCACGCAGCATGAGCCTTTACGTCACCGCGGCGGTGGCCGACGGCGAGACCGATCCGCTGATCGCCTCGCGGGCCCGGCTCCAGGTCGGTCGCTCGGCGCGGCACATCGGCCAGGAGGCCATTCAGATGCACGGCGGCATCGGCGTCACCGCGGAGTATCCGGTCGGCCACTACGTGGCCAGGCTGACCGCGATCGAGCGCACGCTCGGCGGCGGGCTGGAGCATCTTCGGGTGCTCAGTGCCCGGGTCGGCGAGTACGCGCTGCCCGAGCTGTAA
- a CDS encoding acyl-CoA dehydrogenase family protein codes for MKISLSPDEVAFRDELRNFYRTEIPADIRERFKYGHELSREDIVRSHKTLNEHGIAVPHWPVEWGGKDWTPMQRHIWQDEMQLASVPEPLTFNAQMVGPVIAQFGSEELKQRFLPPTAALDIWWCQGFSEPDAGSDLASLRTTAVRDGDSYIVNGQKIWTTLAQYADWIFCLVRTDPSAAKKQAGISFLLFDVKSPGVTIRPIKLIDGGYEVNEVFFENVRVPADQLVGEENMGWTYAKFLLGNERTGITGVGRTKVKLGIAKEYAAQTKSGTGTLLEDPLFAARIAELENELLALELTQLRVVSNSSDGKPNPASSVLKLRGSELQQAATELLVDIAGQDALPVGADEIASPGWAQRSGPAYLNYRKTTIYGGSSEVQRTIIASTILGL; via the coding sequence ATGAAAATAAGCCTGTCCCCCGACGAAGTCGCCTTCCGCGACGAACTGCGAAACTTCTATCGGACCGAGATCCCCGCCGACATCCGGGAGCGCTTCAAATACGGCCACGAGCTGTCCCGCGAGGACATCGTCCGTTCGCACAAGACCCTCAACGAGCACGGCATCGCGGTGCCGCACTGGCCGGTCGAGTGGGGTGGCAAGGACTGGACCCCGATGCAGCGCCACATCTGGCAGGACGAGATGCAGCTGGCCTCGGTGCCCGAGCCGCTGACGTTCAACGCGCAGATGGTCGGGCCGGTGATCGCGCAGTTCGGCTCCGAGGAGCTCAAGCAGCGCTTCCTGCCGCCAACCGCCGCCTTGGACATCTGGTGGTGCCAGGGCTTTTCCGAGCCCGACGCCGGTTCCGACCTCGCCTCGCTGCGCACCACCGCGGTGCGCGACGGCGACTCCTACATCGTCAACGGCCAGAAGATCTGGACCACGCTCGCGCAGTACGCGGACTGGATCTTCTGTCTGGTGCGTACCGATCCGAGCGCGGCGAAGAAGCAGGCTGGCATCTCGTTCCTGCTGTTCGACGTGAAGTCGCCCGGTGTCACCATCCGCCCGATCAAGCTGATCGATGGCGGCTACGAGGTGAACGAGGTGTTCTTCGAAAATGTCCGGGTCCCGGCCGATCAGCTGGTCGGCGAGGAGAACATGGGCTGGACCTACGCCAAGTTCCTGCTCGGCAACGAACGCACCGGCATCACCGGTGTCGGCCGCACCAAGGTGAAGCTCGGCATCGCGAAAGAGTATGCGGCGCAGACCAAGTCGGGTACCGGCACGCTGCTCGAGGATCCGCTGTTCGCGGCGCGGATCGCCGAGCTGGAGAACGAGCTGCTCGCGCTGGAACTGACTCAGCTGCGGGTGGTCTCGAATTCCTCGGACGGCAAGCCGAATCCGGCGTCCTCGGTGCTCAAGCTGCGCGGCTCGGAGCTGCAGCAGGCCGCCACCGAACTGCTGGTGGATATCGCGGGCCAGGACGCGCTACCGGTCGGTGCCGACGAGATCGCTTCGCCCGGTTGGGCGCAGCGCAGCGGCCCCGCCTACCTGAACTACCGCAAGACAACCATCTACGGAGGCTCCAGCGAGGTGCAGCGCACCATCATCGCCTCCACGATCCTCGGATTGTGA
- a CDS encoding epoxide hydrolase family protein, which translates to MTDNRTAVRPFRIDIAQADLDDLHDRLSRTRWSPQLPGSGRERGVPVAYLQELAEYWRSEFDWRAQEAALNEFPQFITEIDGLDVHFVHVRSPEPDAVPLILTHGWPNTFVEFSKTIDLLADPRKHGLDPAQAFHVVVPSVPGFGFSAAPREVGMTPRRVAEMWLVLMDRLGYRRFGAQGGDLGAYVAPELAIAAPDRVIGVHLDGGVGMPTAADVPTMTPDERAEWDLMQQWMTGVDHHTLLRAAPQTFAHGWTDSPVGLLGWLMHKFNEFAPMVDRAEDAIDRDHLLTNISIYWFTNTAATSSWPMYNGLGDGGFVWPKGQKQVPTGVYGGGSALMLRLAQRDNDIAYWPEGNTGNHFVAMELPAEHAADIRTFFAKIR; encoded by the coding sequence ATGACCGACAACCGCACCGCTGTTCGCCCGTTCCGCATCGACATCGCGCAGGCGGACCTGGACGACCTGCACGATCGGCTGAGCCGCACCCGCTGGTCGCCGCAGCTGCCCGGTTCGGGCCGCGAGCGCGGCGTGCCGGTCGCCTACCTGCAGGAGCTCGCCGAATACTGGCGGTCCGAATTCGACTGGCGCGCACAGGAAGCGGCGCTGAACGAGTTCCCGCAGTTCATCACCGAAATCGACGGCCTCGACGTGCATTTCGTGCACGTGCGCTCGCCAGAGCCGGACGCCGTGCCGCTGATCCTGACCCACGGCTGGCCCAACACCTTCGTCGAATTCAGCAAAACCATCGACCTGCTCGCCGATCCGCGCAAGCACGGCCTCGACCCGGCGCAGGCCTTCCACGTCGTGGTGCCGTCGGTCCCCGGCTTCGGTTTCTCGGCGGCGCCGCGGGAGGTGGGGATGACGCCGCGCCGGGTGGCCGAGATGTGGCTGGTGCTGATGGATCGGCTCGGCTACCGGCGTTTCGGCGCGCAGGGCGGCGATCTCGGCGCCTATGTCGCGCCGGAATTGGCGATCGCGGCACCGGATCGGGTGATCGGCGTGCATCTCGATGGCGGTGTCGGCATGCCGACCGCGGCCGACGTGCCGACCATGACGCCGGACGAGCGCGCCGAGTGGGACCTCATGCAGCAGTGGATGACCGGGGTGGACCATCACACCTTGCTGCGCGCCGCCCCGCAGACCTTCGCCCATGGGTGGACCGATTCGCCGGTCGGGCTGCTGGGTTGGCTGATGCACAAGTTCAACGAATTCGCCCCGATGGTCGATCGGGCCGAGGACGCCATCGACCGGGACCACCTGCTGACCAATATCAGCATCTACTGGTTCACCAACACGGCGGCGACATCATCCTGGCCGATGTACAACGGCCTCGGCGACGGCGGATTCGTCTGGCCCAAGGGCCAAAAGCAGGTTCCGACCGGTGTTTACGGCGGCGGGTCGGCACTGATGCTGCGACTCGCCCAGCGTGACAACGACATCGCGTACTGGCCGGAGGGCAATACCGGCAATCACTTCGTCGCGATGGAACTTCCGGCTGAGCACGCGGCCGACATCCGTACCTTCTTCGCCAAGATCCGCTGA
- a CDS encoding helix-turn-helix transcriptional regulator: protein MNDTPARLLRLLSLLQTPRDWPGSELAERLGVTDRTVRRDIDRLRELGYPVEATMGAAGGYRLVAGSALPPLLVEDDEAVAIAVGLRAAAGYAVTGIEEASVRALTKLEQVLPAKLRRRVRVLGTALALPTDTGPTVDPEVLTVLAAAVTNRERVRFTYRDGAGAETRRHAEPVGLAPSRHRWYLVGYDIERDDWRIYRADRIERPQPTAARFTPRELPAADPAAYVAGRRTDWGTPTFHFSVTIHAPAGRVAGRLGDDQGDLVAIDEHTCRLDARRDDSPEWLAHRLISLGADFEVHQPPELIRQLRAVSVRLDRAIGNSAGAQAQRGN, encoded by the coding sequence ATGAACGACACCCCCGCACGGCTGCTGCGCCTGCTCTCCTTGCTGCAGACCCCGCGCGACTGGCCTGGCAGCGAACTGGCCGAACGACTAGGCGTCACCGACCGCACGGTGCGCCGCGATATCGACCGGCTGCGCGAACTCGGTTACCCGGTCGAGGCGACGATGGGGGCCGCGGGCGGCTATCGCCTGGTGGCCGGGTCCGCGCTGCCGCCGTTGCTGGTCGAGGACGACGAGGCGGTTGCCATCGCGGTCGGGTTGCGGGCCGCGGCGGGTTACGCCGTCACCGGCATCGAGGAAGCGTCGGTTCGCGCCCTCACCAAGCTGGAACAGGTGTTGCCCGCGAAACTGCGCCGTCGGGTCCGGGTGCTCGGCACCGCGCTGGCGCTGCCAACCGATACCGGCCCGACGGTGGACCCGGAGGTGTTGACGGTGCTCGCCGCCGCTGTAACCAACCGGGAGCGGGTGCGTTTCACGTATCGCGACGGGGCGGGGGCCGAGACCCGGCGGCACGCCGAACCTGTCGGACTGGCGCCGTCGCGGCACCGCTGGTATCTCGTCGGCTACGACATCGAGCGCGACGACTGGCGCATCTATCGTGCCGACAGGATCGAACGTCCGCAGCCAACGGCGGCCCGATTCACGCCGCGAGAACTACCCGCCGCCGATCCCGCCGCATATGTGGCCGGACGCCGAACCGACTGGGGCACACCGACTTTTCATTTCTCGGTCACCATTCACGCACCCGCCGGACGAGTTGCCGGTCGACTCGGTGACGACCAAGGCGACCTCGTCGCGATCGACGAGCACACCTGCCGCCTTGACGCCCGCCGCGACGACTCCCCGGAATGGTTGGCGCACCGGCTGATCAGCCTCGGCGCCGACTTCGAGGTGCACCAGCCACCGGAGCTGATCCGGCAACTGCGCGCGGTGTCCGTCCGCCTCGATCGCGCTATCGGCAACTCGGCGGGCGCGCAAGCTCAGCGCGGCAACTGA
- a CDS encoding SMP-30/gluconolactonase/LRE family protein has protein sequence MRRLRSRGPLLWIAALVALACTAPVADAKPIAPAEPIASCAPALAATAVPASIPVLDWAENIGYDAQGNVWVSRVYRNVVQRYDRSGALTATVPVEFPGAVRSGPDGLLYVVYGDTPTSVFRPGGVVRFDPTAVDPKPEVFVSGLASMPNGAAFDADGYLYLGASLSGVIRVRPDGSIDTDWTAQAPETSANGVVVHDRVLYVTSNGGPLGRILRIPIDAPGSPSTVADLSSPVPGVPDFVDDLLIDPAGILYVTTIFGQLVRVDPATGAACAVLNGEPLTSVVAIPGQSGQLMAGTESGAVLRIQLPR, from the coding sequence TTGAGAAGACTTCGTAGCCGAGGCCCGCTGCTCTGGATCGCCGCGCTGGTCGCGCTGGCGTGCACCGCACCGGTTGCCGATGCGAAACCGATTGCCCCGGCGGAGCCGATCGCCTCGTGTGCCCCCGCGCTCGCCGCGACCGCGGTGCCCGCGTCGATACCGGTGCTCGACTGGGCGGAGAACATCGGCTACGACGCGCAGGGCAACGTGTGGGTCTCCCGCGTGTATCGCAATGTGGTGCAACGCTATGACCGCTCCGGTGCGCTGACCGCGACCGTCCCGGTGGAATTCCCGGGTGCGGTACGCAGTGGCCCGGACGGCTTGCTCTATGTCGTCTATGGGGACACGCCGACCAGCGTGTTCCGTCCCGGCGGGGTGGTCCGTTTCGATCCGACGGCCGTGGACCCGAAGCCCGAGGTTTTCGTCTCCGGGTTGGCCAGCATGCCCAACGGCGCCGCATTCGACGCGGACGGCTACCTGTACCTGGGTGCGTCACTGTCCGGCGTGATCCGGGTCCGCCCGGACGGTTCCATCGATACCGACTGGACCGCGCAGGCCCCCGAGACGAGCGCGAATGGTGTTGTCGTGCACGACCGCGTGCTCTATGTGACCTCCAATGGCGGCCCGCTCGGCCGCATTCTGCGCATCCCGATCGATGCTCCCGGCAGCCCGTCCACGGTCGCTGATCTGTCCTCGCCGGTGCCCGGTGTGCCGGATTTCGTCGACGACCTACTGATCGATCCGGCCGGGATTCTTTACGTGACCACCATTTTCGGCCAACTCGTCCGCGTCGATCCGGCCACCGGCGCCGCCTGCGCCGTGCTGAACGGGGAGCCGTTGACCTCGGTGGTAGCCATCCCTGGCCAGTCCGGTCAGCTGATGGCAGGCACCGAGAGCGGCGCGGTCCTGCGAATTCAGTTGCCGCGCTGA
- a CDS encoding alpha/beta hydrolase has translation MKSTERQDLWQDLSMPFFDSARGRMHYRRWPTEDSVATVLLLPGLGQHSGHYHRFARTLKAAGIAMWALDTSGHGLSEGDPRKPGTLAELVADALKLFDIVRATSPESSLLLMGHSLGAVTALGLFGSAVPDADAATTDSTVVERAYPLRPAIPAAAVRGMVLSGVPKRALGGGLPGAPGTPLPPGLPVLAVHGVEDRRAPIDAVRVWTQRHESVDLREYADAGHDLLHEPVHARVAADIADWMQGVVVGLARRP, from the coding sequence ATGAAGTCCACTGAGCGGCAGGATCTTTGGCAAGATCTGAGCATGCCCTTTTTCGACAGCGCGCGTGGCCGGATGCATTATCGGCGCTGGCCGACGGAAGACAGCGTGGCGACGGTGCTGCTGCTGCCCGGGCTGGGCCAGCACAGCGGTCACTACCACCGATTCGCGCGGACGTTGAAGGCCGCCGGTATCGCGATGTGGGCGCTGGATACCTCGGGGCACGGACTGAGCGAAGGTGATCCGCGCAAACCGGGCACCTTGGCGGAGCTGGTCGCGGACGCGCTGAAGCTGTTCGACATCGTCCGCGCGACCTCGCCGGAATCGTCGTTGCTGCTGATGGGTCATTCGCTCGGGGCGGTCACCGCGCTCGGATTGTTCGGGTCGGCGGTGCCGGATGCGGACGCGGCGACGACCGATTCGACGGTTGTCGAACGCGCCTACCCGCTGCGGCCCGCCATCCCGGCGGCCGCGGTGCGCGGCATGGTGCTGTCCGGCGTGCCGAAGCGGGCACTCGGCGGCGGGCTACCGGGCGCGCCGGGAACGCCGCTGCCACCTGGGCTTCCGGTGCTCGCGGTACACGGCGTTGAGGATCGCCGCGCGCCGATTGATGCGGTAAGGGTATGGACTCAGCGCCACGAATCGGTAGATTTACGCGAGTACGCCGATGCCGGGCACGATCTACTGCACGAGCCGGTGCACGCGCGAGTCGCTGCCGACATCGCGGACTGGATGCAGGGTGTCGTCGTGGGGTTGGCACGGCGCCCGTGA
- a CDS encoding PPE domain-containing protein, whose protein sequence is MRKLPRTAEGTAPRRTDPAYAPTVEIFDTMSHQEIYTKVQLLKPDVLAGGQQAWGESAAGLAEAVAQAHTEIRAAIADGWRGGGARNAAEAVHAFEQTGQDLADVLAIVSQRLGQASDAAEALRAAVSAPTGKAPDLGAALLDPSQATSNVADQKATEHSRQDIVRAMNDIYTGVFIPTGTDVPAFLDEQSGAVPSAPGGAAASKLAGASFGTETSVSQPVQLEHAAAAAQPGITATTDAQVPGDEQAAPDEQATTDTQSAEAAPSTFAATSASAHPGAVGSLASTPPQVTAAAATTAPSDTAPAAAQSSTATAPTTTAAAAQPVVVPTTPGTAGPTTDDQRRRDERRRDSSSDAVTGLGAGAMGGLMGGALAMGDSPRHGASVAANAANARPTRFDDEDDDFHFDDLPTFLEPADDNGELIGAIDPTTPPVLGEWTELE, encoded by the coding sequence ATGCGTAAATTGCCGAGGACAGCCGAGGGGACCGCCCCGCGCCGCACCGACCCCGCGTACGCGCCGACCGTCGAAATCTTCGACACCATGAGCCATCAGGAGATCTACACGAAGGTGCAGCTGCTCAAGCCCGACGTGCTCGCGGGCGGGCAGCAGGCCTGGGGCGAGTCGGCAGCCGGGCTGGCCGAGGCGGTCGCCCAGGCACACACCGAGATTCGGGCGGCCATCGCCGACGGCTGGCGTGGCGGCGGCGCGCGGAACGCGGCCGAGGCCGTGCACGCGTTCGAGCAGACCGGGCAGGACCTCGCGGACGTGCTCGCGATCGTCTCGCAGCGGCTCGGTCAGGCCAGCGACGCGGCGGAGGCGCTGCGGGCCGCGGTGTCCGCGCCGACCGGGAAGGCGCCCGATCTCGGTGCCGCCCTGTTGGATCCGTCGCAGGCCACCAGCAATGTCGCCGATCAGAAGGCGACCGAGCACAGTCGCCAGGACATCGTGCGCGCGATGAACGACATCTACACCGGTGTGTTCATTCCGACCGGCACCGACGTGCCCGCGTTCCTGGACGAGCAGTCCGGCGCCGTGCCGAGCGCGCCGGGTGGTGCCGCGGCCAGCAAACTGGCCGGAGCCAGTTTCGGCACGGAAACCTCGGTGTCGCAACCGGTTCAGCTCGAACATGCCGCGGCGGCTGCCCAACCGGGCATCACGGCGACAACCGATGCGCAGGTACCTGGCGACGAGCAAGCCGCTCCCGACGAGCAGGCCACTACCGATACGCAGAGTGCCGAGGCCGCACCCTCGACATTCGCGGCGACGAGCGCGTCAGCTCATCCGGGCGCCGTTGGCTCCCTGGCATCGACACCACCCCAAGTCACCGCAGCGGCAGCGACGACCGCCCCATCGGACACGGCACCCGCTGCGGCCCAGTCGAGCACAGCCACGGCACCGACCACCACCGCCGCGGCAGCCCAGCCGGTCGTCGTACCGACCACGCCGGGCACCGCCGGTCCGACGACCGACGACCAGCGCAGGCGCGACGAGCGGCGCCGGGACAGCAGCAGCGACGCGGTCACCGGCCTCGGCGCGGGCGCGATGGGCGGACTGATGGGTGGCGCGCTCGCCATGGGCGACTCGCCGCGGCACGGCGCCAGCGTCGCCGCCAACGCGGCCAACGCCCGCCCAACGCGCTTCGACGACGAGGACGACGACTTCCACTTCGACGACCTGCCGACCTTCCTCGAACCCGCCGACGACAACGGCGAACTGATCGGCGCCATCGACCCGACCACGCCGCCGGTGCTCGGCGAGTGGACCGAGCTGGAGTGA
- a CDS encoding ESX secretion-associated protein EspG, producing MNWTLTPDQFALAWARTDGDRIPYPLAVRLSARDTAERDAQLPELRRWCDRVLDADLEAALRVLGAPQLRLEVFGERAAAGNAADSDAVSRTESVRPVRVLGAAAGNVAVVAAQRPGATEDRGGDIRLFVGSVKSLTARVVSMLPENPPGRTPRLTAPLARVGEDSRDLVTMPVAGPTVPTRIRKLLRQPRNGIGQIVVSARRDDGELHPFGVLCWIDVVDDGRYSVRTGNDVDVVPVTAHGFIAQLRPMVSAAERTIAYVDRW from the coding sequence GTGAACTGGACGCTGACACCGGACCAGTTCGCGTTGGCGTGGGCGCGCACCGACGGCGATCGGATCCCCTATCCGCTGGCCGTCCGGTTGTCCGCCCGCGACACCGCCGAGCGGGACGCGCAATTGCCCGAGTTACGGCGCTGGTGCGATCGCGTGCTCGACGCCGACCTGGAGGCCGCGTTGCGGGTGCTCGGCGCGCCACAGCTGCGGCTCGAGGTGTTCGGCGAGCGCGCCGCGGCGGGCAATGCCGCGGATTCGGACGCGGTGTCGCGCACCGAGTCTGTGCGGCCGGTGCGGGTGCTCGGCGCCGCGGCGGGCAATGTCGCGGTGGTTGCCGCACAGCGACCCGGCGCGACCGAGGACCGTGGCGGTGACATCCGACTGTTCGTCGGCAGCGTGAAAAGCTTGACCGCACGGGTCGTTTCGATGCTGCCCGAGAACCCGCCCGGCCGCACGCCCCGGCTGACCGCACCACTGGCGCGCGTCGGCGAAGACAGCCGCGACCTGGTCACCATGCCGGTCGCCGGGCCGACCGTGCCCACCCGGATCCGCAAACTGTTGCGGCAGCCGCGCAATGGCATCGGGCAGATCGTGGTGTCCGCCCGCCGCGACGACGGTGAACTCCACCCGTTCGGGGTGCTCTGCTGGATCGATGTGGTCGACGACGGTCGCTACTCAGTGCGCACCGGCAACGATGTCGACGTCGTCCCGGTGACCGCGCACGGCTTCATCGCGCAGCTGCGGCCGATGGTCAGCGCGGCCGAACGCACCATCGCCTACGTCGACCGCTGGTGA
- a CDS encoding phosphoribosyltransferase, with product MIYSDRTVAGRALGKQLLDLRAAQPLLLGLPRGGVPVAAAVREIIGGDLDILLVRKLGVPWQPELAMGAIGEDGVRVLNQDVLSHIGITPQEFAEIEAAERVELDRRRAVWRGDAKPIPLDGRTVVIIDDGMATGATVVVACRVARLHQPVRIVVAVPVSSAEALRRVAAEADQVVCPLVPHSLGGVGTAYQDFHQLADEEVTALLG from the coding sequence ATGATCTACTCCGATCGGACAGTGGCCGGTCGCGCGCTCGGTAAGCAGTTGTTGGACCTACGCGCGGCGCAACCCCTGCTGCTCGGGCTGCCGCGCGGCGGGGTGCCGGTGGCCGCGGCGGTGCGCGAGATCATCGGCGGTGACCTCGACATACTGCTCGTCCGCAAGCTCGGCGTGCCGTGGCAGCCGGAGCTGGCGATGGGCGCCATCGGCGAGGACGGGGTGCGCGTGCTCAACCAGGATGTGCTGTCGCACATCGGGATAACGCCGCAGGAGTTCGCCGAGATCGAAGCCGCCGAGCGGGTGGAGCTGGACCGGCGCCGGGCGGTGTGGCGCGGTGACGCGAAACCGATCCCGTTGGACGGGCGCACCGTGGTGATCATCGATGACGGCATGGCGACCGGCGCGACCGTCGTGGTCGCCTGTCGCGTCGCGCGGCTGCACCAGCCGGTGCGGATCGTGGTCGCGGTGCCCGTCTCGTCGGCCGAGGCATTGCGCAGGGTCGCCGCCGAAGCCGATCAGGTGGTCTGCCCCTTGGTGCCGCATTCCCTTGGTGGCGTCGGCACCGCCTATCAGGACTTCCATCAGCTGGCGGACGAGGAAGTCACCGCCCTGCTCGGCTGA
- a CDS encoding carbon-nitrogen hydrolase family protein gives MQLDSSDTNQGQAPNQLDVAVVQFAPGTDPSANLSALREHVRAARDRGALVVVAPEYSMFAVSRLDERVVAVAEPLTGPFVTGLGAIAREFGVYLVAGMAEQIAPGGSRIHNTLVVLGPDATLVAVYRKVHLYDAFGFLESEVVEAGPIEPPTTFTVADVTFGLQTCFDLRFPEGSRRVAAAGAHVLVLPAQWIPGPAKVDQWTTLLRARAIENIVYVAAADQAAPRGAGASMLIDPTGAVLAELGDEPGVRTAGIDLARLAEVRTTNPSLALRRFAITERS, from the coding sequence ATGCAACTGGATAGCTCCGATACGAATCAAGGCCAGGCACCGAACCAGCTGGACGTGGCGGTCGTCCAGTTCGCCCCCGGCACCGATCCGTCGGCCAACCTTTCGGCGCTGCGCGAGCACGTGCGCGCCGCGCGCGATCGGGGCGCGCTGGTGGTCGTCGCGCCGGAATACTCGATGTTTGCCGTCAGTCGGCTCGATGAGCGCGTCGTCGCCGTTGCCGAACCGCTGACCGGGCCGTTCGTCACCGGGCTCGGCGCGATCGCCCGGGAATTCGGCGTGTATCTGGTCGCCGGAATGGCGGAGCAGATCGCGCCGGGCGGCAGCCGGATCCACAACACGCTCGTCGTCCTCGGACCCGACGCGACCCTTGTCGCCGTGTATCGGAAGGTGCACCTCTACGACGCCTTCGGGTTCCTGGAATCGGAGGTGGTCGAGGCAGGCCCGATCGAGCCGCCGACCACTTTCACTGTGGCGGACGTGACATTCGGCTTGCAGACCTGTTTCGATCTGCGCTTCCCGGAGGGCAGCCGCCGAGTAGCCGCCGCGGGCGCGCACGTGCTGGTGCTGCCCGCCCAGTGGATTCCCGGCCCGGCGAAGGTCGATCAGTGGACGACGCTGCTGCGGGCTCGCGCCATCGAGAACATCGTGTACGTGGCCGCCGCCGACCAGGCCGCACCGCGCGGCGCGGGCGCATCGATGCTCATCGATCCGACCGGTGCCGTGCTGGCCGAACTCGGCGACGAACCCGGCGTGCGCACCGCCGGAATCGATCTCGCCCGGCTGGCCGAGGTCCGCACCACCAATCCGAGCCTCGCGTTGCGTCGATTCGCGATCACCGAGCGCAGCTGA